The following proteins come from a genomic window of Dreissena polymorpha isolate Duluth1 chromosome 1, UMN_Dpol_1.0, whole genome shotgun sequence:
- the LOC127832237 gene encoding uncharacterized protein LOC127832237 — protein sequence MGDTPMTEADETTYLGVTFDKRQTWKPHIVKKERKARRKLAMMRKLAGTTWGANEHILKTVYRGTVRPQLEYSSPTWSTTAKSNRQALDKIQNQALRIITGATKSTPIAFMEKITGIQPLQERRDVKILLQTEKYTCLTDHPMSARVKGYTKNRIKRSHFVHGAKKLDKAYATDLTIPTTPFGSEDIPGKQEDDQYPREAWTPVYTDGSATRAVTNGGAGIVILYPSGKRETHHAATGTHCSNYRAETEALMKAVSMIEDSTEAVFLTDAMSVLEALTNNKIPQLANALQRISTNLNVTLQWSG from the exons ATGGGAGACACTCCTATGACTGAGGCAGACGAGACTACTTACCTGGGAGTCACCTTTGACAAGAGGCAAACGTGGAAGCCACATATcgtgaaaaaagaaagaaaggcCCGAAGAAAACTTGCAATGATGCGAAAGCTTGCGGGAACCACATGGGGGGCAAATGAGCACATACTCAAGACAGTCTACCGAGGCACAGTGAGACCCCAATTAGAGTATAGTTCCCCCACATGGTCTACCACAGCCAAATCCAACCGCCAGGCTCTGGATAAAATCCAGAACCAAGCACTGCGCATCATAACAGGAGCAACCAAGTCCACACCAATTGCCTTCATGGAAAAGATAACAGGAATACAACCACTTCAAGAAAGAAGAGATGTCAAAATCCTGCTTCAGACAGAGAAGTATACATGTCTCACGGATCACCCCATGTCAGCCAGAGTTAAAGGGTATACCAAAAATCGGATCAAGCGTAGCCACTTTGTACACGGAGCTAAGAAGCTCGACAAGGCCTATGCAACAGATCTGACCATCCCCACCACTCCCTTTGGAAGTGAAGACATC CCAGGTAAACAAGAGGATGACCAATACCCAAGGGAGGCATGGACTCCTGTCTACACAGACGGTTCTGCCACTAGAGCAGTCACAAATGGAGGTGCTGGCATCGTCATCCTGTACCCATCCGGAAAACGAGAAACACATCATGCAGCAACCGGAACACACTGTAGCAATTACAGAGCAGAGACTGAAGCTCTCATGAAGGCAGTCTCAATGATTGAAGACTCGACTGAAGCTGTCTTCCTTACAGATGCCATGTCTGTATTAGAAGCCCTGACCAACAACAAGATTCCTCAGCTGGCAAATGCCTTACAAAGAATCAGCACCAACCTAAACGTTACCCTCCAGTGGAGTGGCTAG